In Lepus europaeus isolate LE1 chromosome 22, mLepTim1.pri, whole genome shotgun sequence, the following are encoded in one genomic region:
- the LOC133751180 gene encoding alpha-1-antitrypsin-related protein-like produces the protein MVLVQVRDIITVTGQDAVRPLSYPGVGHRPVKANAGVSGAAQGVDSGPAVAVRFRLCLYLARCPRASPTLWALLPRQPGQHSGVSTGRVCGRQRVQVPESQGGAGTMLSSSSQRPLLLAVLCCLLSGPEATGAQQSEESKPTQEHPTHSEPPVCQSIFNNIADIFLCLYKESARFSKSSNIVFSPLSITAALATLLLGTKADSHSQIWNGLEFNLLGTGERLVHTCFQQLLRTFQHWDNELAAGSVLFIDESLQPRAEFVEGVEQLSHSEAVTVNLRDTHGARAQINSFLRRETKNEITDLVQDLEDDTRLALLTYISFHGKLRDEFHAELTVEENFHVDERTTVTVPTVNRLGAFDLHRDTNFSSWVLAQHCLGDAVAYYVLPDKGKMEQLERGLTQEQLDGLLRPSDIRFSISGTHDLKHLLGKLGITRVFSDEADFSGITEQAPLKLSQATHRAVLTLDDDAFSERMYFDVGPWPSLPTFKFNRPFLVIVKDDNNNFPVFMGKVVNPSQG, from the exons ATGGTGCTGGTGCAGGTCAGAGATATCATCACCGTCACCGGCCAGGACGCAGTG cgtCCTCTGTCGTACCCCGGGGTGGGACACCGGCCCGTCAAGGCCAATGCAGGAGTGAGCGGAGCTGCGCAGGGTGTAGACTCCGGGCCAGCTGTGGCTGTGAGGTTCCGGCTCTGCCTGTACCTGGCCCGCTGCCCTCGGGCATCGCCCACCCTCTGGGCTTTGCTTCCTCGTCAGCCAGGGCAGCACAGCGGTGTGAGCACTGGCAGAGTGTGCGGGCGGCAGCGAGTCCAGGTCCCTGAGAGCCAGGGCGGTGCTGG GACAATGCTGTCCTCCAGctcacagcgccccctgctgctgGCAGTGCTGTGTTGCCTGCTGTCGGGACCAGAGGCCACAGGTGCCCAGCAGTCAGAGGAATCCAAGCCTACCCAAGAACACCCGACGCATTCCGAGCCGCCTGTTTGTCAAAGCATCTTCAATAACATTGCTGACATCTTTCTTTGCCTGTACAAAGAGTCAGCCCGGTTTTCAAAGAGCAGTAACATCGTGTTCTCCCCACTGAGCATAACTGCCGCCCTCGCCACGCTCTTGCTGGGGACCAAGGCTGACTCCCACAGTCAGATCTGGAACGGCCTGGAGTTCAACCTCCTGGGGACAGGGGAGCGCCTGGTCCACACCTGCTTCCAGCAGCTCCTGCGCACCTTCCAGCACTGGGACAACGAGCTGGCTGCCGGCAGCGTCCTCTTCATCGACGAGAGTCTGCAGCCGAGGGCTGAGTTTGTGGAGGGCGTTGAGCAGCTGTCCCACTCTGAAGCCGTCACCGTCAACCTCAGGGACACGCACGGGGCCAGGGCACAGATCAACAGCTTTTTGAGGAGGGAAACAAAAAACGAGATAACGGACTTGGTCCAAGATCTGGAGGACGACACACGCCTGGCCCTGCTGACGTACATTTCCTTCCACG GGAAACTGCGGGATGAATTCCACGCTGAGCTCACGGTGGAGGAGAACTTCCACGTGGACGAGAGGACGACTGTCACGGTGCCCACCGTCAACCGCCTGGGTGCATTTGACCTGCACCGGGACACCAACTTCTCCAGCTGGGTGCTGGCGCAGCACTGCCTGGGGGACGCCGTGGCCTACTACGTCCTGCCCGACAAGGGGAAGATGGAGCAGCTGGAGAGGGGGCTGACGCAGGAGCAGCTCGACGGCCTCCTGAGACCCTCGGACATCAG ATTCTCCATCTCTGGGACCCACGACCTGAAACACCTCCTGGGCAAACTGGGCATCACCCGGGTCTTCAGCGACGAGGCTGACTTCTCGGGGATCACGGAGCAGGCCCCCCTGAAGCTCTCCCAG GCCACACACAGGGCGGTGCTGACCTTGGATGACGACGCATTTTCTGAGCGCATGTATTTTGATGTGGGCCCGTGGCCCTCGCTGCCCACTTTCAAGTTCAACAGGCCCTTCCTGGTCATCGTCAAGGACGACAACAACAACTTTCCCGTCTTCATGGGAAAAGTGGTGAATCCCAGCCAAGGCTAA